Proteins encoded in a region of the Diospyros lotus cultivar Yz01 chromosome 9, ASM1463336v1, whole genome shotgun sequence genome:
- the LOC127809408 gene encoding uncharacterized protein LOC127809408, whose translation MHIDKRSSLAYWNQHLLFFIFLVGKSLRKFIILETLEILYSIRLIVIAVSVRSTSKRYLDQWRDDGGTKQEISGALTIGTPLSPPDHSLVSQSQNEETLILSSSSSPVFLIFLDKETQSLHFSSSSSSFPLSLIFVYCCIDINVEWKKRSSLAYWNQHLLFFIFLVALKSNASGCCVLFLFQFLPHLLMSNRKKNKLHGGEELEITGTI comes from the exons ATGCATATTGAT AAACGATCCTCCTTGGCATATTGGAACCAGCATTTGTTGTTCTTCATCTTCCTCGTCGGTAAATCCCTCAGAAAATTCATCATCTTGGAAACCCTAGAAATTTTATACTCCATTAGACTCATTGTAATAGCAGTAAGCGTAAGAAGTACGAGTAAGAGATATCTCGACCAATGGCGTGATGATGGAGGCACCAAGCAAGAGATATCAGGAGCTTTAACAATCGGTACCCCCCTCTCTCCCCCTGATCACTCTCTTGTGTCTCAATCCCAAAACGAAGAAACTCtcatcctttcttcttcttcttcccctgtTTTTCTCATCTTCCTCGACAAGGAAACTCAATCCCTAcacttctcctcttcttcttcttcttttcctctctctctgaTCTTTGTATATTGCTGCATCGACATCAATGTTGAATGGAAGAAACGATCCTCCTTGGCATATTGGAACCAGCATTTGTTGTTCTTCATCTTCCTCGTCG CTCTGAAGTCCAATGCCAGTGGTTGCTGTGTGTTGTTCCTGTTTCAGTTTCTCCCACATTTGTTGATGAGtaataggaaaaaaaacaaG TTACATGGAGGTGAAGAATTAGAAATTACAGGAACAATTTAA